In one window of Streptomyces sp. NBC_01224 DNA:
- a CDS encoding SMI1/KNR4 family protein: MTAPISESWTRIENWLAEHAPATYAALAPPADPADIAAAERVIGRPLLQPLVMSLSRHDGLLDQRVSLLPGFYRPMSAHETAAEWQLFTRFYDKRTADEEGEEADYDFMKTGVSNVLYGHPQLIPIARNVCGGCLVLDHRPEIDRGRVHEAEAEQGLMRGSHEMWTSLPVLMETIATSLETNQPLNDHTPVVDEEQRLYWDFIPLRSDRTLHRS; this comes from the coding sequence ATGACCGCGCCGATCAGTGAGTCGTGGACGCGAATCGAGAACTGGCTGGCCGAGCACGCCCCGGCGACCTACGCTGCGCTGGCGCCGCCCGCGGATCCGGCGGACATCGCCGCAGCCGAACGCGTCATCGGCCGGCCACTGCTGCAGCCCTTGGTGATGTCGTTGTCGCGGCACGACGGTCTCCTCGACCAGCGGGTCTCGCTGCTGCCAGGGTTCTACAGACCGATGAGTGCACACGAGACAGCGGCTGAGTGGCAACTTTTCACCAGGTTCTACGACAAGCGCACGGCGGATGAGGAAGGAGAGGAGGCGGACTACGACTTCATGAAGACTGGGGTCAGCAACGTCCTGTACGGACATCCGCAGTTGATCCCCATTGCGCGGAACGTCTGCGGGGGTTGCCTTGTACTGGACCACCGTCCCGAGATCGACCGGGGGCGCGTCCACGAAGCCGAGGCCGAGCAAGGCCTTATGCGCGGATCACACGAGATGTGGACGTCCCTGCCGGTGCTCATGGAGACGATCGCCACGTCTCTCGAGACCAACCAGCCCCTCAACGACCACACGCCCGTAGTGGACGAGGAGCAGAGGCTGTACTGGGACTTCATACCGCTGCGCAGTGACCGGACCTTGCATCGGTCATGA
- a CDS encoding DNA-binding response regulator — translation MTDIVTIRGDLELLARTEQVFSSVHVEFICAARDLNTWSRPGARQAVGDRLRNRDTQQIRKLFSPASLADEHSREHLSKLVGKGARVRIAATALPHETIIVDRRFAILAGLNTPGGREYTLTTAPTLVGSVYALFEAAWETATDLQAFLRGEHPQLDAESRTVLRALGSGATDETAARELGMSLRTYRRRVAGLLDALDAGSRFQAGVRAGEMGLSG, via the coding sequence GTGACAGACATCGTGACGATCCGCGGTGACCTGGAACTCCTCGCCCGGACCGAGCAGGTCTTCTCTTCTGTCCACGTGGAGTTCATCTGTGCCGCCCGCGACCTCAACACCTGGTCCCGCCCCGGAGCACGGCAGGCCGTCGGCGACCGACTCCGAAACAGGGACACTCAACAGATCCGCAAGCTGTTCAGCCCGGCTTCGCTCGCCGACGAGCACAGCCGCGAGCATCTCAGCAAACTCGTCGGCAAGGGCGCCCGCGTGCGGATCGCCGCCACCGCCCTCCCTCACGAAACGATCATCGTCGACCGCCGGTTCGCGATCCTCGCTGGCTTGAACACCCCTGGCGGCCGCGAATACACCCTGACCACCGCACCCACCCTGGTCGGCAGCGTATACGCGCTGTTCGAAGCCGCCTGGGAGACCGCCACCGACCTCCAAGCCTTCCTGCGCGGCGAGCACCCCCAGCTCGATGCCGAGAGCCGAACGGTCCTGCGCGCCCTGGGATCGGGCGCCACCGACGAGACAGCCGCGCGGGAGCTCGGCATGTCCTTGCGAACCTACCGTCGCCGCGTAGCCGGCCTACTCGACGCCCTCGACGCGGGCTCGCGGTTCCAGGCCGGGGTGCGCGCGGGCGAGATGGGATTGAGCGGCTGA
- a CDS encoding oxidoreductase, translating into MRNEFRLGSDLLMNRIGFGAMRLPTNSFHGPARDPGTGRAVLRRAVELGVNHIDTAAFYTSGDGTVRANALIREALHPYPADLVIATKVGPARTPDGGLAATTDPAALRPMVEENLETLGVDRLDLVYLRIGGIMPPQHGESVAERFEALATLREQGLIRHLGLSNVDAGHLAEARAIAPVTAVQNHFHAAKRDDTEVLAVCEDAGIAYVPFFPLGGGLSDLTGDRMVKVADRHGATVPQIALAWLLASSPVTLAIPGTGSIAHLEENTAARRIVLTQEDLSDLT; encoded by the coding sequence ATGAGAAACGAATTCCGCCTCGGTAGCGACCTTCTGATGAACCGGATCGGCTTCGGGGCCATGCGCCTGCCCACGAACAGCTTCCATGGGCCGGCGCGTGATCCCGGAACCGGTCGCGCCGTCCTGCGCCGGGCCGTGGAGCTGGGCGTCAACCACATCGACACCGCCGCCTTCTACACCAGCGGCGACGGCACCGTTCGTGCCAACGCCCTGATCCGGGAAGCCCTTCACCCCTACCCGGCCGACCTGGTCATCGCCACCAAAGTCGGCCCGGCCCGTACTCCCGACGGCGGCTTGGCCGCAACCACCGATCCTGCGGCCCTGCGACCGATGGTCGAGGAGAACCTCGAAACCCTCGGAGTGGATCGCCTCGATCTGGTCTATCTGCGCATTGGGGGCATCATGCCGCCGCAGCACGGCGAATCCGTCGCCGAACGCTTCGAGGCGCTGGCCACGCTGCGCGAGCAGGGCCTGATCCGCCATCTCGGTCTGAGCAACGTCGACGCCGGCCACCTCGCCGAGGCCCGCGCGATCGCACCCGTCACAGCCGTCCAGAACCACTTCCACGCCGCCAAGCGCGATGACACAGAGGTCCTGGCTGTCTGCGAGGACGCCGGCATCGCCTACGTACCGTTCTTCCCGCTGGGCGGCGGCCTGAGCGACCTCACCGGTGACCGAATGGTCAAGGTCGCGGACCGGCATGGCGCCACGGTCCCTCAGATCGCCTTGGCCTGGCTGCTTGCCTCTTCCCCGGTCACTCTGGCCATCCCGGGCACCGGCTCCATCGCCCACCTGGAGGAGAACACCGCCGCCAGGCGGATTGTCCTCACCCAAGAGGATCTATCCGACCTCACCTGA
- a CDS encoding GYD domain-containing protein translates to MPTYVTLLSWTDQGVQNYKDTEKRAEAFGSAVQKLGAKLLSIYWTVGPYDLVAIVEAPDDETATAALLQLGAVGNVRSTTLRAFGPEEMERIIAKAAG, encoded by the coding sequence ATGCCGACGTACGTCACCTTGCTGAGCTGGACCGATCAAGGGGTCCAAAACTACAAGGACACCGAAAAGCGCGCCGAGGCCTTCGGGTCAGCGGTACAGAAGCTCGGGGCGAAGCTCCTGAGCATCTACTGGACCGTCGGTCCGTACGACCTCGTGGCCATCGTCGAGGCGCCCGACGACGAAACTGCCACGGCAGCACTCCTGCAGCTCGGTGCGGTGGGCAACGTCCGTTCCACGACTCTGCGGGCCTTCGGCCCAGAGGAGATGGAGCGCATCATCGCCAAGGCGGCTGGCTGA
- a CDS encoding FxLYD domain-containing protein encodes MSNGYPPPSQPGQQPPPQWGQQPPQPPYQQWQQTGPGWGGPPQPPKKSKTGLIVTLSVLGGLVLLGGCGALVAVVGSGSTHESSATGESPVDEAPEKSAPAESAPAEKPAEKADAGPEADVKLSGCEVNDVTNWPSAMVKIENGSKETSNYIISVEFLNKAGTRVGDALAASNNVAAGQKVETKAQSLDKVSGEVTCKVTKVTRYAS; translated from the coding sequence ATGTCGAACGGCTACCCGCCGCCGTCCCAGCCCGGTCAGCAGCCGCCGCCGCAGTGGGGGCAGCAGCCACCGCAGCCGCCGTACCAGCAGTGGCAGCAGACGGGCCCAGGGTGGGGTGGTCCCCCGCAGCCGCCGAAGAAGTCGAAGACCGGGCTCATCGTGACGCTGTCCGTGCTCGGCGGCCTGGTCCTGCTCGGGGGGTGTGGCGCCCTGGTGGCCGTGGTGGGCAGCGGCTCGACGCACGAGAGCAGCGCCACGGGGGAGAGCCCGGTGGATGAGGCGCCCGAGAAGAGCGCACCGGCCGAGAGCGCCCCTGCGGAGAAGCCGGCCGAGAAGGCGGATGCGGGTCCGGAGGCGGACGTGAAGCTGTCCGGCTGCGAGGTCAACGACGTGACGAATTGGCCGTCCGCGATGGTGAAGATCGAGAACGGGTCGAAAGAGACATCGAACTACATCATCAGCGTGGAGTTCCTCAACAAGGCGGGGACGCGGGTGGGGGATGCGCTCGCAGCGTCGAACAACGTGGCGGCGGGACAGAAGGTGGAGACGAAGGCGCAGTCGTTGGACAAGGTGTCGGGTGAGGTGACGTGCAAGGTGACGAAGGTGACTCGGTACGCGTCGTAG
- a CDS encoding flavoprotein yields the protein MLAVVGTAADGIETLRAGLVEPAIALGWQVAVTLTPNAGRWLRANGELDRLETLTGLPVRDTPRLPTEPRPHPVADCYVVAPASANYIAKLATGIADNQALTQVSEALGTIGVPVVVFPRVNAAHARHPAWQGHIESLRKADVDLVYGPDVWPLHEPREGPEVQELPWSTIMESVQEVATDASRRSN from the coding sequence GTGCTGGCAGTCGTAGGTACGGCAGCCGATGGAATCGAGACGCTGCGCGCTGGACTGGTGGAGCCGGCCATCGCCCTCGGCTGGCAGGTAGCCGTGACCCTGACGCCGAATGCCGGCCGATGGTTGAGGGCCAACGGCGAGCTGGACCGGCTGGAGACACTGACCGGCCTGCCGGTGCGGGACACACCTCGTCTGCCGACTGAGCCCCGCCCCCACCCGGTCGCCGACTGCTACGTCGTCGCCCCCGCGAGTGCGAACTACATCGCCAAGCTCGCGACGGGCATCGCCGACAACCAAGCCCTGACGCAGGTGAGCGAGGCGCTCGGCACGATCGGCGTCCCCGTCGTGGTGTTCCCCCGGGTCAACGCAGCTCATGCAAGACATCCGGCATGGCAGGGGCACATCGAGTCACTGCGGAAGGCCGACGTGGATCTCGTCTACGGCCCTGACGTCTGGCCATTGCATGAACCTCGCGAGGGCCCAGAAGTTCAAGAGCTGCCGTGGTCCACAATCATGGAGTCCGTCCAGGAGGTGGCAACCGATGCCTCTCGCCGGTCGAACTGA
- a CDS encoding BBE domain-containing protein gives MTPQAQAWIAEFSQALRPYVNGAYVNVPNVGMQDWETAYWGSDFDRLRKIKAKYDPRNVFQYEQSIPPAFR, from the coding sequence TTGACCCCGCAGGCCCAGGCCTGGATCGCCGAGTTCAGCCAGGCACTGCGGCCCTACGTGAACGGCGCCTACGTCAACGTGCCGAACGTCGGCATGCAGGACTGGGAAACCGCCTACTGGGGATCCGACTTCGACCGGCTGCGCAAGATCAAGGCAAAGTACGATCCCCGCAACGTCTTCCAGTACGAGCAGAGCATCCCGCCCGCGTTCCGCTGA
- a CDS encoding transposase, whose amino-acid sequence MGADRAATPGPVIEAGRPVEGDHREVTDAIAFRFQTGTQWVHLPEKYGNWRGVCNRLRMWAVAFQEGARPAEKPWELPGRVRCAS is encoded by the coding sequence GTGGGCGCGGATCGAGCCGCCACTCCCGGACCGGTCATCGAGGCGGGGCGGCCGGTGGAGGGGGACCACCGCGAGGTGACCGACGCGATCGCTTTCAGGTTCCAGACCGGAACGCAGTGGGTCCACCTGCCGGAGAAGTATGGCAACTGGCGAGGCGTCTGCAACCGGCTGCGGATGTGGGCCGTGGCTTTTCAGGAGGGGGCCCGCCCCGCTGAAAAGCCTTGGGAGCTCCCGGGACGGGTCCGGTGCGCCTCTTGA
- a CDS encoding peptidoglycan-binding protein, whose translation MTESTNDRRQKLDGLRGRISSAGSKNDLIDAIEDALGVSAPVGDPKVIEALGKRYTGQTDEADAVSDRIDKIARKGLPQVWVGDTSVLASDVVGAASRDAQQMIEAFQGGGKALIALSDALETAQAKDGTGRGKLRDARTMLGGKDGFFDDWHEDDDEEDLRLRARSLASHGIDDLHTAAADADDAARVAARYLNKFAAEARAGRMDTDELTAADRLALADTSNVGGDAELNEILSANDLERSGRAMENLSPAERARMERLLANASSSQEKAYLMKALASGYDVGEVEKFGGKIHGKDSSWLQEHLAPVTTGSGTGQEEQKFGDEHWSQDDETCVPSSTVTARALVDPVYALELTGGPDGQDNDPDHFRKRLHDEQFRMNDEGDGEYDGWWWDRHAAGMDSDGQEEISNKELGPHTGDKYDTQEMDGADDRRGVLPDIEKSVADGKPVPFNISRKDEDGNMHGHSLMIIGQEDGKLQIYNPWGTTTWVSEDDFINGDLSAATDDRYSKAHEGDVSRVYIEQN comes from the coding sequence ATGACGGAATCCACGAACGACCGCAGGCAGAAGCTCGACGGCCTGCGCGGGCGCATATCGTCGGCCGGCAGCAAGAACGACCTCATCGACGCGATCGAGGACGCCCTCGGCGTCTCGGCACCGGTCGGCGACCCGAAGGTGATCGAGGCCCTGGGCAAGCGCTACACCGGCCAGACCGACGAGGCCGACGCGGTGAGCGACCGGATCGACAAGATCGCCCGCAAGGGTCTTCCGCAGGTCTGGGTCGGCGACACGAGCGTCCTCGCCTCCGACGTGGTGGGCGCCGCCTCCCGCGACGCCCAGCAGATGATCGAGGCGTTCCAGGGCGGCGGCAAGGCTCTGATCGCGCTGTCCGACGCGCTGGAGACCGCGCAGGCCAAGGACGGCACCGGCCGCGGCAAGCTGCGCGACGCCCGCACCATGCTCGGCGGCAAGGACGGCTTCTTCGACGACTGGCACGAGGACGACGATGAGGAGGACCTCCGTCTGCGGGCCCGCTCGCTGGCCTCGCACGGCATCGACGACCTGCACACGGCGGCCGCCGACGCCGACGACGCCGCCCGCGTCGCGGCCCGTTACCTCAACAAGTTCGCCGCCGAGGCCCGCGCAGGCCGGATGGACACCGACGAACTGACCGCCGCCGACCGCCTCGCCCTCGCCGACACCAGCAACGTCGGCGGCGACGCCGAACTGAACGAGATCCTCAGCGCCAACGATCTCGAACGCTCGGGCCGCGCCATGGAGAACCTCTCGCCCGCCGAACGGGCCCGTATGGAGCGGCTCCTGGCGAACGCGTCGAGCTCGCAGGAGAAGGCGTACCTCATGAAGGCCCTCGCCTCGGGCTACGACGTCGGCGAGGTCGAGAAGTTCGGCGGGAAGATCCACGGCAAGGACTCGTCGTGGCTCCAGGAGCACCTGGCGCCGGTCACCACCGGCTCGGGCACGGGGCAGGAGGAGCAGAAGTTCGGTGACGAACACTGGTCCCAGGACGACGAGACCTGCGTCCCGTCCTCGACGGTCACCGCGCGCGCCCTGGTCGACCCGGTCTACGCCCTCGAACTCACCGGAGGCCCCGACGGCCAGGACAATGACCCCGACCACTTCCGCAAGCGCCTGCACGACGAGCAGTTCCGGATGAATGACGAGGGCGACGGCGAGTACGACGGCTGGTGGTGGGACCGCCACGCGGCCGGCATGGACTCCGACGGGCAGGAGGAGATCTCCAACAAGGAGCTCGGACCGCACACCGGCGACAAGTACGACACGCAGGAGATGGACGGCGCCGACGACCGGCGCGGCGTCCTGCCCGACATCGAGAAGTCCGTCGCCGACGGCAAGCCGGTCCCCTTCAACATCTCCCGCAAGGACGAGGACGGCAATATGCACGGCCACAGCCTGATGATCATCGGGCAGGAGGACGGGAAGCTGCAGATCTACAACCCCTGGGGCACCACGACGTGGGTGAGCGAGGACGACTTCATCAACGGCGACCTCAGCGCGGCCACCGACGACCGCTACTCCAAGGCCCATGAGGGCGATGTCAGCCGCGTCTACATCGAGCAGAACTGA
- a CDS encoding protease inhibitor I42 family protein, whose product MVSMRSALRTAPALAALLLVLTGCGDSGPAAYGTDDRTITVDHGEKFTLKVPANPELGQNWYLASPRADADVLKYRGDREDTGDGDGTQFFDFTALSPGKATVKLLFCPYGRCHSADEAASKPVPTATGAPKDSDQAAAYYLYTVTVR is encoded by the coding sequence ATGGTGTCCATGCGATCCGCCCTGCGTACGGCGCCCGCCCTGGCTGCCCTGCTCCTCGTCCTCACCGGCTGCGGCGACTCCGGGCCCGCCGCGTACGGCACCGACGACCGGACCATCACCGTCGACCACGGCGAGAAGTTCACGCTGAAGGTCCCGGCCAACCCCGAGCTCGGTCAGAACTGGTACCTGGCGAGCCCGCGCGCGGACGCGGACGTCCTGAAGTACCGGGGCGACCGCGAGGACACCGGCGACGGTGACGGAACCCAGTTCTTCGACTTCACGGCGCTCTCGCCCGGGAAGGCGACGGTGAAGCTGCTGTTCTGCCCCTACGGCCGGTGCCACAGCGCCGACGAGGCCGCGTCGAAGCCGGTTCCGACGGCCACGGGCGCCCCGAAGGACTCGGACCAGGCAGCCGCCTACTACCTCTATACGGTCACCGTCCGCTGA
- a CDS encoding 50S ribosomal protein bL37, whose product MAKRGNKRRGRKKKNANHGKRPNA is encoded by the coding sequence ATGGCCAAGCGAGGAAACAAGCGACGCGGCCGCAAGAAGAAGAACGCCAATCACGGCAAGCGTCCCAACGCCTGA
- a CDS encoding DUF7144 family membrane protein: protein MAHSAPTSGPARSAAQGDINPWAAGGITFAGVLLLVDGVFGVIKGISGIASDQVYARISNYTFKFDVAAWGWIHLVLGILLGFVGWGILKGAAWARVTGVVLAAISLVINFMWLPYQSIWAIISIAIDTFVIWALCTESSKAVI from the coding sequence ATGGCACATTCAGCGCCCACGTCCGGCCCGGCCCGTTCCGCCGCCCAGGGGGACATCAACCCCTGGGCGGCCGGCGGGATCACGTTCGCCGGTGTGCTGCTTCTCGTCGACGGCGTCTTCGGAGTGATCAAGGGCATCAGTGGTATCGCCTCCGACCAGGTCTACGCGCGCATCAGCAACTACACGTTCAAGTTCGATGTGGCCGCATGGGGATGGATCCACCTCGTCCTCGGCATCCTGCTCGGATTCGTCGGCTGGGGCATCCTCAAGGGCGCCGCCTGGGCCCGTGTCACGGGTGTCGTACTTGCCGCCATCAGCCTGGTCATCAACTTCATGTGGCTGCCGTACCAGTCGATCTGGGCGATCATCTCCATCGCCATCGACACATTCGTGATCTGGGCCCTGTGCACGGAGAGCTCGAAGGCGGTCATCTGA
- a CDS encoding DUF1254 domain-containing protein produces the protein MSKENTEELVALAAEAYVYGCPLVHGLSAAEDFMQTGFGPLPPTPFNHFAHSAQLDFPSTYFGSVDNETVHSIAHLDLSGGPVVLHVPDTGGAYYVLQFVDAWTNNFAYVGRRATGTGAGDWLVVPPNWSGSVPDGVRGVIDAPTSVVSVIGRNACNGPDDLGRVRALQAQFALTYLEPGTHRTGLPAPDPDVPESLRFFEQLRVWMADFPPSAADQAYQDRFQPLELLEEGPSPYVSIDPALVHALTEGLARGRARVEEASRPAAVREGWEMNPHLFDYNLDWHGVGAIDSPEWRITDREASYPARAVAARTALWGSHGYEAVYAHAFRDADGEQLNGAHSYVLRFERQPPVEAFWSVTMYGRPDHRLVENPAARYSIGDRTPGLVYGEDGSLTIHIQRERPADPDAAANWLPAPDGDFRPVLGLYAPGPEILDGTYEIPAVERSGER, from the coding sequence GTGTCGAAGGAGAACACGGAAGAGCTTGTCGCTCTTGCCGCCGAGGCGTATGTATACGGCTGTCCGCTGGTCCATGGCCTGTCGGCAGCCGAGGACTTCATGCAAACGGGCTTCGGTCCGCTGCCGCCCACCCCCTTCAATCACTTCGCGCACTCCGCTCAACTGGATTTCCCTTCCACGTACTTCGGGTCCGTCGACAACGAAACCGTCCACTCGATCGCGCACCTCGACCTTTCCGGCGGTCCGGTCGTGCTCCATGTCCCTGACACGGGCGGCGCGTACTACGTGCTGCAGTTCGTGGACGCCTGGACCAACAACTTCGCGTACGTCGGCCGCCGTGCCACCGGTACGGGGGCCGGGGACTGGCTCGTCGTACCGCCGAACTGGTCGGGCAGCGTGCCCGACGGGGTGCGCGGGGTGATCGACGCACCGACCTCCGTTGTCTCCGTCATCGGCCGCAACGCCTGCAACGGTCCGGACGACCTGGGGCGGGTGCGCGCCCTTCAGGCACAGTTCGCCCTCACATATCTCGAACCGGGTACTCATCGCACGGGACTGCCCGCGCCCGATCCCGACGTACCGGAGTCGCTGAGGTTCTTCGAGCAGCTCAGGGTCTGGATGGCAGACTTTCCGCCGTCCGCGGCCGACCAGGCGTACCAGGACCGGTTCCAGCCGCTGGAGCTGCTGGAGGAGGGGCCCTCGCCGTACGTGTCCATCGACCCCGCCCTCGTACACGCACTGACCGAGGGCCTCGCGCGGGGCAGGGCGCGGGTGGAGGAGGCGAGCCGGCCCGCGGCGGTGCGCGAAGGCTGGGAGATGAATCCGCATCTCTTCGACTACAACCTCGACTGGCACGGCGTCGGGGCCATCGACTCCCCGGAGTGGCGGATCACGGACCGCGAGGCCTCCTATCCGGCCAGAGCGGTGGCGGCACGGACCGCGCTGTGGGGGAGTCACGGGTACGAGGCGGTGTACGCCCACGCCTTCCGTGACGCCGACGGTGAGCAGCTCAACGGCGCTCACTCCTATGTGCTGCGATTCGAGCGGCAGCCGCCGGTCGAAGCGTTCTGGTCCGTGACCATGTACGGCCGGCCGGACCACCGCCTCGTCGAGAACCCGGCCGCGCGGTACTCGATCGGTGACCGTACGCCCGGTCTCGTATACGGCGAGGACGGTTCGCTCACGATCCACATCCAGAGGGAGCGTCCGGCCGACCCGGATGCGGCGGCGAACTGGCTGCCCGCGCCCGACGGGGACTTCCGGCCCGTGCTCGGGCTCTACGCGCCGGGGCCGGAGATCCTCGACGGTACGTACGAGATCCCCGCCGTCGAACGGAGCGGTGAGCGGTGA
- a CDS encoding DUF2277 domain-containing protein: MCRSIKTLRPPALPEEATEEEVRAAALQFVRKVSGFRAPAAHNQEVFDRAVDEIAQATARLLDGLEMRGAVRTS; encoded by the coding sequence ATGTGCCGCAGCATCAAGACCCTTCGCCCGCCCGCCCTCCCCGAAGAGGCCACCGAGGAGGAGGTCCGGGCCGCCGCCCTGCAGTTCGTACGCAAGGTGTCCGGCTTCCGGGCTCCGGCCGCGCACAATCAGGAGGTGTTCGACCGGGCCGTCGACGAGATCGCCCAAGCGACCGCCAGGCTGCTGGACGGTCTGGAGATGCGGGGCGCCGTCAGGACGTCGTAG
- a CDS encoding DedA family protein translates to MLESVGALTGSPWIYAVVAVSVLLDVFLPVLPSGVLVIAAATAAAAGSTTVAGAASATRAAEQVPEVPSLLALILCAATASVLGDLVAYRLAWRGGERLDRAIARSRRLTSAQERLGTALARGGGILVVIARFAPAGRSVVSLGAGAAHRKVKEFLPWSALAGVAWAGYSVGLGYFGAQWLGATWVGTAVSVLALCVAGTLAAYVMRRPAAEAAAQASAATAATTS, encoded by the coding sequence GTGCTTGAGAGTGTGGGTGCGCTGACCGGCAGCCCATGGATCTACGCCGTGGTCGCCGTCTCGGTGCTCCTGGACGTCTTTCTGCCCGTGCTGCCCAGCGGAGTCCTGGTGATCGCCGCTGCCACGGCAGCCGCCGCCGGTTCGACGACCGTCGCAGGCGCGGCCTCCGCCACGCGCGCCGCCGAGCAGGTGCCCGAGGTCCCCTCCCTCCTCGCCCTGATCCTGTGCGCCGCCACCGCCTCGGTGCTCGGCGACCTCGTCGCGTACCGGCTGGCCTGGCGCGGCGGCGAGCGCCTGGACCGGGCCATCGCCCGCTCCCGCCGCCTCACCTCCGCGCAGGAACGCCTCGGCACCGCCCTGGCCCGGGGCGGCGGCATCCTCGTCGTCATTGCCCGCTTCGCCCCGGCCGGCCGCTCGGTCGTCTCCCTGGGCGCGGGCGCCGCACATCGCAAGGTGAAGGAATTCCTGCCGTGGTCGGCCCTGGCGGGCGTGGCCTGGGCCGGTTACAGCGTCGGCCTCGGCTACTTCGGCGCCCAGTGGCTCGGCGCGACCTGGGTGGGCACAGCTGTTTCGGTCCTCGCCCTGTGCGTGGCGGGCACCCTGGCCGCGTACGTCATGCGGCGCCCGGCAGCGGAAGCGGCCGCCCAGGCATCGGCCGCGACGGCCGCTACGACGTCCTGA
- a CDS encoding DoxX family protein, with translation MHTRLNQAQPYALGLFRIVVGLLFACHGAASLFGVLGGAMGGGSIPAGTWPGWYAAVIQLVGGSLVALGLGTRIAALISSGSMAYAYFKVHQPEALFPLQNGGEPSAVFCWVFLLLVFTGPGALALDRLFSRGCAESDGQDRAREQVPAVTV, from the coding sequence ATGCACACACGTCTGAATCAAGCTCAGCCCTACGCCCTCGGCCTGTTCCGGATCGTCGTAGGCCTGCTCTTCGCCTGCCACGGCGCCGCCTCTCTCTTCGGCGTCCTCGGCGGCGCGATGGGCGGCGGTTCCATACCCGCCGGAACCTGGCCCGGCTGGTACGCGGCGGTCATCCAGCTCGTCGGCGGCAGCCTGGTGGCGCTCGGCCTGGGCACCCGCATCGCCGCCCTGATCTCCTCCGGCTCCATGGCGTACGCGTACTTCAAGGTCCATCAGCCCGAGGCGCTCTTCCCGCTGCAGAACGGCGGCGAGCCCTCGGCCGTCTTCTGCTGGGTGTTCCTCCTGCTGGTCTTCACCGGCCCCGGCGCACTGGCCCTGGACCGGCTGTTCAGCCGGGGCTGCGCGGAGAGCGACGGCCAGGACCGCGCACGCGAGCAGGTACCGGCCGTAACGGTCTGA